One window of the Novosphingobium sp. KACC 22771 genome contains the following:
- a CDS encoding autotransporter-associated beta strand repeat-containing protein: protein MKQRRGWLLSSSVLALGAMASVPTAALAQSLPVNVTNGNGGTGYVVSGDTSLQSANPTKVTGPTLSVGSNSSQTVFTNYATAGGNGSGGGAGLGGVFFVDNGATLTLNNVSFANNTVTGGQGGGIATSSVAPIAFTVTGVTADASAAQIYRPSLSNGSNSLITNVNGQYYLTGVVATGDNQLVTQGAGVAVAGQSNGASVAGTVGSTISSIANVGVDANGNALNLITFTDPIALPTSDLVTGTVVFSSTTVTLGSPVHVSMLQRGQQVFLSDGTTASIASITYDSSDPSNPVITGFTLDHAVSNVTVTAVSVTEVNVARFATSSTSTLSNTITPIAGMTGFKVGMVITGNGVPANTVVTAVDANTGAITLSNQVDLSQVYSFKGTFSPLISNTGGNAVVQVNSLTGLAVGETVSGTGIPNGTVITAIDTTTNQITLSNVIAANGVSAINASKQILTFNPVLAINQTGGSSGVVTVGTTTGLTVGHLLVGDNVPANAVITAIDPVTKTVSYQVNAAAGNLNTGGSMNNLAYIGTVGGNGTGGADGSAFSAIFVDGEGSPGNNGRNASNGTNAPGGRGGVGGSGSAGVPFNAQGTLAVANDAFTLGFDIAEAAAALAQFTPNFAVSAIKVARAALDGVTLANDILALVTWNIALANGTVAHGGAGGQGGNGGNGSTFYGGGAGGQGGSGGAGALSQTDGGAGGAGGAGGAGGFGAGGGSGGLGGAGGSGGQSIAGAAGAGGVAGFGGGVGSTGTSGGGGGSGFGGAIFVRNGGTLVLQGNGIFQNNAALAGSSNNGGAAGQAAGADMFIMTGSNVTLQPGTGNKITFYDSIADDSAASIGTASIAAGSGASLKIVGGGTVQFFGTNTYSGTTEISGATLQAQDGTGINAMSHILFDGSGTIGTGLSTSSAGVLLSGGTFSRAVGNQPNNVSWAGSGGFAATSDGLTINLGSINGGVGPALTWNAGGFVTSGSTLVFGSDATDATGSVNFLNAINLSGLDGKIAVLHNSGATTNGSTSFDATMQGAISGGTLTVNDAYNGYTGSLLLTGQNSLSGITVNGGQVSTTNGTTSGRLMNAISGGSVQVNAGRLVLGGAEALTTANVAAGAMLVAAGATTATDITNAGTTTFGNTLSANSITNSGTLSLLGSTTVVGGVTNQANGALWQMANLSAASASNNANAIWDLSGNLTASGTVTNDGMLNVVGTLAGNLLSETAATRTINTTGFGGAATGNVNLGGLYNAANTLVINQSGNSTYNGIFSGTGGLTKTGAGVLNLAGASTFTGPLAINGGTINTAAGGTFADTLDVTVGASGAYVVGTNDTIHSVTNSGATTVNAGLNLATLTNNATGTATINGSLTSSGDVSNAGTLAFASGSTGSVGGALNNTGTMTSAGQLTVAGLLTNDTTGIATLGSAGWTLLDSLTNNGTLTASSPLTVTHAVTNSSTGTLTLNAGSQGQFGSLTNAGTVGVNDSLNVSGAYTQNAGTLNVASGKTITTGSFSGTGGTVSLGGTGNVFTINQSANGTYSGVVTGTGGVYKQGLATLTLAGAAGSFAPGQLIVHEGGVTVANAGILGGALPVRTDAAGTLSLLGDQSILGLLNNGTTNLVADLTTSSTVTNNGLMNVIGTVAGDPTTETAATRTINTAGFNGGAAGNVNLGGLYNAANTLVLNQSGYSTYNGIFSGAGGLTKTGNGVLDLTGANTFTGPLNINAGWVQAVSTGTFADTLDATVAANAGFYLGVNDTIGSLNNSGTTYVAAAISLNTLNTTATGYTQVYNTLNASGDVSNAGTTRFSTGSVENLAGNLVNTGDLRSRGTLSVAGRFTNDTTGTTTLGSGIYANNGTSQFGSVLNNGLIDAWTPLNVTGNVTNSATGTLNLHLGAAPTFGSLNNSGTINASDNLSVSGAYVQDAGTLSLADHLVMNTGSFSGAGGSVLLGDGTGWAINQTADGTYSGMIGSLSGNASSANIFKYGNAALTLNGGAGSVMASLLEVANGTLNVASANALSSNMALYVNPQQQGAAPVLNLLTDQSVTSLYTNVGGVTNLSADLSTSSYTQVDGTLNVLGAATRTVNTPYLLGAATGVINLDTNGTLNLNQSGNSLYQGVFTGGGALTKSGNGTLLLSGASTFTGPLTVNGGTIDTTPGGTFADTLNVTVGAAGALIVGAADTIGSINNSGATTVNAALSLASLTNNAGAAATINSALTSSGAVSNAGTLAFAQGSTGTIGGALTNTGTLTSQGVLQVAGLFTNGASATANLGTTGGSSFGSLANAGMLNVNSVLLVTGAATNSAGGTVNLNAGTLSELGSLNNAGTFTASSSLLVDHNVANSGTLTLNAGNAYQFDSLTNSGAIAAKADLYVANAYTQNAGSLVTSNNATLTTGTLSGTGGTITLNGTSTFNLNQTANGTYSGVINGTGTVQKYGTGVLTLNGGVDSFAPSALSIHFGGVTVATADLLDHALNVQIDTPGTLTLQANQTIHNLTGSGVLNIGTNVLTLANGGSFSGAVQGTGNVAVTNGTFDLSGQTSSTSGTFTTGTGTTLNVTPTGSIVAPTVTLTNSTVNLSGSVAASTVNVAGSLLHMGNGIDLGQSGATTGLVTSTNTYVVNSGAITGNGSITGNTFVGGTTAGTIAPGNSPGVLTFGNLSFANNASAIMQIDGNAGAGATGGYDQIIVTGNLSLSGSSVLNLTKSLPANNYVIPLGSGIQIFKVAPGKTSGFFGSVVTSNFAQPVAFNLSNGTVYGMGSYTPASFAAAVATTDNQKAILSKMLVNTTGGTAQYYGGNLLGALTSALAAGGANTASVFQRWSPQGYGAILDQMQLASLDGLAEVGGYQQLNPGHIRATGSIERSGMDGVKVAGDSWNRHRGTAYNIGFSGDLKFAQFNATYSHTNGTYSNDYLSGSMPGDQFAAGVSAPLTGNQALRVFARFAYGTYSAHGKRVTLTGAADYSTSGASTTTYGGGFEYLKAYGPLTVDLSAEYMGMTQKVKGFTESSPTVSSLDQFSIAAMNRNQQLGRLRAKFDYGFSKVVGGYVDLGYTHAFGNGQTMIGATQVADPISFSIKGSGLAADRVQASAGLRFTLSPNVQINADGGVGNNGLFRFGGGARIAF, encoded by the coding sequence ATGAAACAGCGTCGCGGATGGTTGCTTTCCAGCTCGGTCCTTGCTCTTGGCGCCATGGCCTCGGTTCCGACCGCCGCTTTGGCCCAAAGCCTCCCGGTCAATGTGACCAACGGCAATGGCGGCACAGGCTATGTTGTTTCAGGCGACACCTCGCTCCAGAGCGCCAATCCCACAAAGGTGACCGGACCGACGCTTTCGGTGGGCAGCAACAGCAGCCAGACCGTTTTCACCAATTATGCCACCGCGGGCGGCAACGGATCGGGCGGCGGTGCGGGTCTTGGCGGCGTCTTCTTCGTCGACAATGGCGCCACGCTTACCCTCAACAACGTCAGCTTTGCCAATAATACCGTCACCGGCGGCCAGGGCGGCGGCATCGCCACCTCGTCGGTTGCCCCCATCGCGTTCACGGTGACCGGCGTCACCGCCGATGCCAGCGCCGCGCAGATCTATCGCCCCTCGCTTTCCAACGGCTCGAACAGCCTCATCACCAACGTGAACGGCCAGTATTACCTGACCGGCGTGGTGGCCACCGGCGACAACCAGTTGGTCACCCAGGGCGCAGGCGTCGCCGTGGCAGGCCAGAGCAACGGCGCCAGCGTCGCCGGCACGGTCGGCTCGACCATTTCGAGCATTGCCAATGTGGGTGTCGATGCCAATGGCAACGCGCTCAATCTTATCACCTTTACCGATCCGATTGCGCTGCCCACCTCGGATCTTGTGACCGGCACGGTCGTTTTCAGCAGCACCACCGTGACGCTGGGCAGCCCGGTTCACGTTTCCATGCTCCAGCGCGGACAGCAGGTTTTCCTCTCGGACGGCACAACCGCCAGCATCGCTTCGATCACGTATGACTCAAGCGATCCGAGCAACCCGGTCATCACCGGCTTCACACTTGACCATGCGGTCAGCAACGTCACCGTCACCGCCGTTTCGGTGACCGAAGTCAACGTTGCCCGCTTTGCGACCAGCAGCACCAGCACGCTGTCCAACACGATTACCCCGATCGCGGGCATGACCGGCTTCAAAGTGGGCATGGTCATCACCGGCAATGGCGTTCCGGCCAACACGGTCGTTACCGCGGTCGATGCCAATACCGGCGCGATCACCCTGTCCAATCAGGTCGATCTGAGCCAGGTCTATTCCTTCAAGGGCACCTTCAGCCCGCTGATCTCGAACACCGGCGGCAACGCTGTGGTTCAGGTCAATTCCCTCACCGGCCTTGCCGTGGGTGAAACCGTGTCGGGCACCGGCATTCCCAACGGCACCGTCATCACCGCGATCGACACCACCACCAACCAGATCACGCTGAGCAATGTCATTGCCGCCAACGGCGTGTCGGCCATCAATGCCAGCAAGCAGATCCTCACCTTCAACCCCGTGCTGGCCATCAACCAGACCGGCGGCAGCAGCGGCGTGGTCACGGTGGGCACCACCACGGGCCTCACCGTGGGTCATCTGCTGGTGGGCGACAATGTGCCCGCCAATGCCGTGATCACCGCCATCGATCCGGTCACCAAGACGGTTTCCTATCAGGTCAACGCAGCGGCCGGCAATCTCAACACCGGCGGCTCGATGAACAATCTGGCCTATATCGGCACCGTGGGCGGCAATGGCACCGGCGGCGCGGATGGCAGCGCCTTTTCCGCGATCTTTGTCGATGGCGAAGGCTCGCCGGGCAATAACGGGCGCAATGCATCGAACGGCACCAATGCGCCGGGCGGACGCGGCGGCGTGGGCGGCAGCGGCAGCGCGGGCGTGCCCTTCAACGCCCAGGGCACGCTGGCGGTGGCCAATGATGCCTTTACCCTTGGTTTTGACATTGCCGAAGCGGCGGCGGCTCTGGCCCAGTTCACCCCCAATTTCGCCGTGTCGGCGATCAAGGTGGCGCGCGCGGCGCTTGATGGCGTGACGCTGGCCAATGATATTCTGGCGCTGGTGACGTGGAACATCGCGCTGGCCAACGGCACCGTGGCGCATGGCGGCGCGGGCGGCCAGGGCGGCAATGGCGGCAACGGCTCGACCTTCTACGGCGGCGGCGCGGGCGGCCAGGGCGGTTCGGGCGGCGCGGGCGCGCTCTCGCAGACCGACGGCGGCGCAGGCGGTGCGGGCGGCGCGGGCGGCGCGGGCGGCTTTGGCGCGGGCGGCGGTTCGGGCGGTCTCGGCGGCGCGGGCGGCTCGGGCGGCCAAAGCATCGCGGGCGCGGCGGGCGCGGGCGGCGTTGCTGGTTTCGGCGGCGGCGTGGGTTCGACCGGCACCTCGGGCGGCGGTGGCGGCTCGGGCTTTGGCGGCGCGATCTTTGTGCGCAACGGCGGTACGCTGGTGCTGCAGGGCAACGGCATTTTCCAGAACAACGCGGCGCTGGCCGGGTCGAGCAACAATGGCGGCGCGGCAGGCCAGGCGGCGGGCGCGGACATGTTCATCATGACCGGCAGCAACGTGACGCTGCAGCCGGGCACCGGCAACAAGATCACCTTCTATGATTCCATCGCGGATGACAGCGCCGCCAGCATCGGCACGGCCTCGATCGCGGCGGGCAGCGGCGCCTCGCTCAAGATCGTGGGCGGCGGCACGGTGCAGTTCTTTGGCACCAACACCTATTCGGGCACGACCGAGATTTCGGGCGCCACGCTGCAGGCGCAGGACGGCACCGGCATCAATGCCATGAGCCATATCCTGTTTGACGGGTCGGGCACGATCGGCACGGGCCTTTCGACCAGCTCGGCCGGTGTTCTGCTTTCGGGCGGTACGTTCAGCCGCGCCGTCGGCAATCAGCCCAACAACGTCTCCTGGGCGGGCAGCGGCGGCTTTGCGGCCACCTCGGACGGTCTGACCATCAATCTGGGCTCCATCAACGGCGGCGTCGGCCCTGCGCTCACCTGGAACGCGGGCGGCTTTGTCACCTCGGGCAGCACGCTGGTGTTCGGTTCGGATGCGACCGATGCCACCGGCTCGGTCAATTTCCTCAACGCCATCAACCTGAGCGGGCTGGATGGCAAGATCGCGGTGCTGCACAACAGCGGCGCGACCACCAACGGCAGCACCAGCTTTGACGCAACCATGCAGGGCGCGATTTCGGGCGGCACGCTGACGGTCAATGATGCCTATAACGGCTATACCGGCTCGCTGCTGCTGACGGGCCAGAACAGCCTGAGCGGCATCACCGTCAATGGCGGTCAGGTTTCGACCACCAATGGCACGACCAGCGGTCGCCTGATGAACGCCATTTCGGGCGGTTCGGTGCAGGTGAATGCGGGCCGCCTGGTGCTGGGCGGCGCAGAAGCGCTGACCACGGCCAATGTGGCGGCGGGCGCCATGCTGGTGGCCGCGGGCGCCACCACCGCCACCGATATCACCAATGCGGGCACCACCACCTTTGGCAACACGCTGAGCGCCAACTCGATCACCAATTCGGGCACGCTCTCGCTGCTGGGTTCGACAACGGTTGTGGGCGGCGTGACCAATCAGGCGAATGGCGCGCTGTGGCAAATGGCCAACCTGTCGGCGGCCAGCGCCAGCAACAATGCCAATGCGATTTGGGATCTTTCCGGCAATCTGACCGCTTCGGGCACGGTGACCAATGATGGCATGCTCAATGTGGTGGGCACGCTTGCGGGCAACCTGTTGAGCGAGACGGCGGCCACGCGCACCATCAACACCACCGGTTTCGGCGGCGCCGCCACCGGCAATGTCAATCTGGGCGGGCTGTATAATGCGGCCAACACGCTGGTCATCAACCAGTCGGGCAACTCGACCTACAACGGCATTTTCTCCGGCACCGGCGGGCTGACCAAGACGGGCGCGGGCGTGCTCAATCTGGCCGGGGCCAGCACCTTCACCGGGCCGCTGGCAATCAACGGCGGCACCATCAACACCGCTGCGGGCGGCACCTTTGCCGATACGCTGGATGTGACGGTGGGCGCATCGGGCGCCTATGTGGTGGGTACGAATGACACGATCCATTCGGTGACCAACAGCGGCGCGACCACGGTCAATGCCGGGCTCAACCTTGCCACGCTGACCAACAATGCCACCGGCACGGCCACGATCAACGGATCGCTGACCAGCTCGGGCGATGTGTCGAACGCGGGCACGCTGGCTTTCGCTTCGGGTTCGACCGGCTCGGTCGGCGGCGCGCTGAACAACACCGGCACGATGACCTCGGCGGGACAATTGACCGTTGCGGGCCTGTTGACCAATGACACCACCGGCATCGCCACGCTGGGCTCGGCGGGCTGGACGCTGCTTGACAGTCTGACCAACAACGGCACGCTGACGGCCTCTTCGCCGCTGACGGTGACCCATGCCGTGACCAACAGCAGCACGGGTACGCTGACCCTGAATGCAGGTTCGCAAGGGCAGTTCGGCAGCCTGACCAATGCGGGCACGGTGGGGGTCAATGACTCGCTCAACGTTTCGGGCGCCTATACCCAGAACGCGGGCACGCTGAACGTGGCCAGCGGCAAGACGATCACCACCGGCAGCTTCTCGGGCACGGGCGGCACGGTCTCGCTGGGCGGCACGGGCAATGTCTTTACCATCAACCAGTCGGCCAACGGCACCTATTCGGGCGTTGTGACCGGCACGGGCGGCGTTTACAAGCAGGGCCTGGCCACCTTGACGCTGGCGGGGGCTGCGGGCAGCTTTGCGCCGGGACAGCTCATCGTTCATGAGGGCGGTGTGACGGTTGCCAATGCGGGCATTCTGGGCGGCGCGCTGCCCGTCCGCACCGATGCGGCCGGTACGCTGTCGCTGTTGGGTGATCAGTCGATCCTCGGCCTGCTCAACAATGGCACCACCAACCTTGTCGCCGATCTGACCACGTCGAGCACCGTCACCAACAACGGCCTGATGAATGTGATCGGCACGGTTGCGGGCGATCCGACGACCGAAACGGCGGCCACCCGCACGATCAACACCGCAGGCTTTAACGGCGGCGCGGCGGGCAACGTCAATCTAGGCGGGCTCTACAATGCGGCTAACACGCTGGTCCTCAACCAGTCGGGCTATTCGACCTACAACGGGATCTTCTCGGGCGCTGGCGGGTTGACCAAGACCGGCAATGGCGTGCTTGACCTGACCGGGGCCAACACGTTTACCGGCCCGCTCAACATCAATGCAGGCTGGGTCCAGGCCGTATCGACCGGCACCTTTGCCGACACGCTTGATGCCACGGTTGCGGCCAATGCGGGCTTCTATCTGGGCGTGAATGACACGATCGGCTCGCTCAACAACAGCGGCACCACCTATGTCGCTGCCGCGATCAGCCTGAACACGCTGAACACGACCGCGACCGGCTATACGCAGGTCTATAACACGCTCAACGCATCGGGCGATGTCAGCAACGCAGGCACGACCCGCTTCAGCACCGGCTCGGTGGAAAACCTTGCGGGCAATCTCGTCAACACCGGCGACCTGCGCTCGCGCGGCACGTTGAGCGTTGCGGGCCGCTTCACCAATGACACCACCGGCACCACCACGCTCGGCTCGGGCATCTATGCCAACAACGGCACCAGCCAGTTCGGCTCGGTGCTGAACAACGGGCTGATCGACGCCTGGACGCCGCTGAACGTGACCGGCAATGTCACCAACAGCGCCACCGGCACGCTGAACCTGCATCTGGGCGCGGCGCCCACGTTCGGCAGCCTGAACAATTCGGGCACGATCAACGCTTCGGACAATCTGTCCGTTTCGGGCGCCTATGTGCAGGATGCCGGTACGCTCTCGCTGGCCGATCATCTGGTGATGAACACCGGCAGCTTCTCGGGCGCGGGCGGCTCGGTGTTGCTGGGCGACGGCACGGGCTGGGCCATTAACCAGACCGCCGACGGCACCTATTCGGGCATGATCGGTTCGCTCAGCGGGAATGCCTCGAGCGCCAACATCTTCAAATATGGCAATGCGGCGCTGACACTGAACGGCGGCGCGGGCAGCGTGATGGCCTCATTGCTTGAAGTGGCCAACGGCACGCTCAACGTCGCCAGCGCCAATGCGCTGAGCAGCAACATGGCGCTTTACGTCAATCCGCAGCAGCAGGGCGCGGCCCCTGTGCTCAATCTGCTGACCGACCAGTCCGTCACCTCGCTCTACACGAACGTGGGGGGCGTAACGAACCTGTCGGCGGATCTGTCCACCAGCTCCTATACGCAGGTTGACGGCACTCTCAATGTGCTGGGTGCGGCCACGCGCACGGTCAACACGCCCTATCTGCTGGGCGCGGCGACGGGCGTGATCAATCTGGATACCAATGGTACGCTCAACCTCAACCAGTCGGGCAACTCGCTCTATCAGGGCGTGTTCACCGGCGGCGGGGCGCTGACCAAGAGCGGGAACGGCACGCTGCTGCTGAGCGGCGCCAGCACCTTTACCGGTCCGCTGACCGTCAATGGCGGCACGATTGACACCACGCCGGGCGGCACGTTTGCCGATACGCTGAACGTAACGGTCGGCGCGGCGGGCGCGTTGATCGTCGGTGCGGCCGATACGATCGGCTCGATCAACAACAGCGGCGCCACGACCGTCAATGCGGCGCTTTCGCTGGCATCGCTGACCAACAATGCGGGCGCCGCCGCCACCATCAACAGCGCGCTGACCAGCAGCGGCGCGGTCTCGAACGCAGGCACCCTCGCCTTCGCTCAAGGCAGCACCGGCACGATCGGCGGCGCGCTCACCAACACCGGCACGCTGACCTCGCAAGGCGTGCTGCAGGTGGCAGGGCTGTTCACCAACGGCGCCTCGGCAACCGCCAATCTGGGCACGACCGGCGGCAGCAGCTTTGGCAGCCTTGCCAATGCGGGCATGCTCAACGTCAATTCGGTTCTGTTGGTCACCGGGGCCGCGACCAACAGTGCGGGCGGCACGGTCAATCTCAACGCCGGGACGCTCTCGGAACTGGGCAGCCTGAACAATGCGGGCACTTTCACCGCCTCGTCCTCGCTGCTGGTTGACCACAATGTAGCCAACAGCGGCACGTTGACGCTCAATGCTGGCAACGCCTATCAGTTCGACAGCCTGACCAACAGCGGCGCGATTGCGGCCAAGGCCGACCTCTATGTCGCCAATGCCTATACCCAGAATGCGGGCAGCCTGGTTACCAGCAACAATGCCACGCTGACCACCGGCACGCTTTCGGGCACCGGCGGCACGATCACGCTGAACGGCACCAGCACCTTCAACCTCAACCAGACCGCCAACGGCACCTATTCGGGCGTCATCAACGGCACGGGCACGGTTCAGAAGTATGGCACGGGTGTCCTCACGCTGAACGGCGGGGTCGACAGCTTTGCTCCCAGCGCGCTCTCGATCCACTTTGGCGGGGTGACGGTGGCCACGGCCGACCTGCTCGACCATGCGCTCAATGTACAGATCGACACGCCCGGCACGCTGACCCTGCAGGCCAATCAGACCATCCACAATCTGACCGGCAGCGGCGTGCTGAATATCGGCACCAACGTTCTGACGCTGGCCAATGGCGGATCGTTCAGCGGCGCGGTGCAGGGCACGGGCAATGTCGCGGTGACCAACGGCACCTTCGACCTTAGCGGCCAGACCAGCTCGACCTCGGGCACCTTTACGACGGGCACCGGCACGACCCTCAACGTCACGCCGACCGGCAGCATCGTTGCCCCGACCGTGACGCTGACCAATTCGACCGTCAACCTGTCGGGCAGCGTCGCGGCCTCCACCGTCAATGTCGCTGGCTCCCTGCTGCACATGGGCAACGGCATCGATCTGGGCCAGAGCGGGGCGACCACGGGTCTGGTGACCTCCACCAACACCTATGTCGTCAACAGCGGCGCGATCACCGGCAACGGGTCAATCACCGGCAACACCTTTGTCGGCGGCACCACGGCGGGCACGATCGCACCGGGCAATTCGCCGGGCGTGCTCACCTTCGGCAATCTGAGCTTTGCCAACAATGCGTCCGCCATCATGCAGATCGACGGCAATGCCGGGGCGGGCGCGACCGGCGGCTATGACCAGATCATCGTGACCGGCAACCTGTCGCTGTCGGGCTCTTCGGTGCTCAACCTCACCAAGTCGCTGCCTGCCAACAATTATGTCATCCCGCTGGGCTCGGGCATCCAGATCTTCAAGGTCGCGCCGGGCAAGACTTCGGGCTTCTTCGGCTCGGTGGTCACGTCGAACTTTGCCCAGCCAGTGGCCTTCAACCTGTCGAACGGCACCGTCTATGGCATGGGCAGCTATACCCCGGCCAGCTTTGCCGCCGCGGTGGCCACAACCGACAACCAGAAGGCGATCCTGAGCAAGATGCTGGTCAACACGACCGGCGGCACGGCTCAGTATTACGGCGGCAATCTGCTGGGCGCCCTTACCTCGGCGCTGGCCGCAGGCGGGGCCAACACCGCCAGCGTCTTCCAGCGCTGGTCGCCGCAGGGCTATGGCGCGATCCTGGATCAGATGCAGCTTGCCTCGCTCGACGGTCTGGCCGAGGTGGGCGGCTATCAACAGCTCAACCCCGGCCACATCCGCGCCACCGGCTCGATCGAGCGCAGCGGCATGGATGGCGTCAAGGTTGCGGGCGACAGCTGGAACCGGCATCGCGGCACGGCCTATAACATCGGCTTCTCGGGCGATCTGAAGTTTGCCCAGTTCAATGCCACCTACAGCCACACCAACGGCACCTATTCGAACGATTATCTGTCGGGTTCGATGCCGGGGGATCAGTTCGCGGCGGGCGTCTCGGCCCCGCTGACGGGCAATCAGGCCCTGCGCGTGTTCGCACGCTTTGCCTATGGCACCTACTCGGCCCATGGCAAGCGCGTGACCCTGACCGGTGCGGCCGATTACAGCACCAGCGGCGCCAGCACCACGACCTATGGCGGCGGGTTTGAATATCTCAAGGCCTATGGCCCGCTTACGGTCGACCTGAGCGCGGAATACATGGGCATGACGCAAAAGGTGAAGGGCTTTACCGAAAGCAGCCCCACGGTCAGCTCGCTTGACCAGTTCAGCATCGCGGCGATGAACCGCAATCAGCAGCTTGGCCGTCTGCGCGCCAAGTTTGATTACGGCTTCTCCAAGGTGGTGGGCGGCTATGTCGATCTGGGCTACACCCATGCCTTCGGCAATGGTCAGACGATGATTGGCGCAACGCAGGTGGCCGACCCCATCTCGTTCTCGATCAAGGGCAGCGGCCTTGCCGCCGACCGGGTACAGGCCAGCGCGGGTCTGCGCTTCACCCTCAGCCCGAATGTGCAGATCAATGCCGATGGCGGCGTGGGCAACAATGGCCTGTTCCGCTTTGGCGGCGGGGCGCGCATCGCCTTCTGA
- a CDS encoding MarR family winged helix-turn-helix transcriptional regulator, which produces MTLPRTWDLFGGSHLPHRLLLLARMMDRATMQQLQEHFGLTLAEWRVLAFICSVGPASAADIGTAFEADRAEVSRAVKRLIDAGMIERNNNEHNRKRQIISALPTGRAIFDRARKMRGDYFEFILQDIDAPTRDALNDALRKIAVRVRDPKP; this is translated from the coding sequence ATGACATTGCCACGGACCTGGGACCTGTTTGGCGGCTCTCACCTGCCGCATCGCCTGCTGCTGCTGGCCCGCATGATGGATCGCGCCACGATGCAGCAATTGCAGGAGCATTTTGGCCTCACTCTGGCCGAATGGCGGGTGCTGGCCTTCATCTGCTCGGTGGGTCCGGCCAGCGCGGCCGACATCGGCACCGCATTTGAAGCCGATCGCGCTGAAGTCAGCAGGGCGGTTAAACGGTTGATCGATGCCGGGATGATCGAGCGCAACAACAACGAGCATAACCGCAAACGCCAGATCATCTCCGCCCTGCCCACCGGAAGGGCGATCTTTGATCGCGCCCGAAAAATGCGCGGCGATTATTTCGAGTTCATTTTGCAGGACATTGATGCGCCGACGCGCGATGCGCTGAACGACGCCTTGCGCAAGATTGCGGTGCGGGTGCGCGATCCCAAGCCGTGA
- a CDS encoding DUF3237 family protein, with protein sequence MTQNHPFLPRLEHAFTISIDLSRPYWITPGARGDTRAAIFAARGVIEGPRLNGRVVPMSGGDYPLSRPNGVIDFDARYLLEAEDGAIIYLENRGFRWARSPEIAEKMRRNEPVGFDDYYMRVTPRFDAPAGPHEWLSQHVFVGVAEKVPNANRIHYFVVM encoded by the coding sequence ATGACCCAAAACCACCCATTTTTGCCCCGGCTGGAACATGCCTTCACCATCTCCATCGACCTTTCGCGGCCCTATTGGATAACGCCCGGAGCAAGGGGGGATACGCGCGCGGCAATTTTCGCGGCGCGAGGCGTGATCGAGGGCCCGCGATTGAACGGGCGGGTAGTGCCCATGTCAGGCGGCGACTATCCGCTCTCGCGCCCCAACGGAGTGATCGACTTTGACGCGCGCTATTTGCTGGAGGCCGAGGATGGCGCGATCATCTATCTGGAAAACAGGGGCTTTCGTTGGGCGCGCAGTCCGGAAATTGCCGAAAAAATGCGCCGCAACGAGCCTGTGGGTTTCGACGATTACTACATGCGCGTGACCCCGCGTTTTGACGCTCCCGCCGGGCCGCATGAATGGCTCAGTCAGCATGTCTTTGTGGGCGTTGCGGAAAAAGTGCCCAATGCCAATCGCATCCATTATTTCGTGGTGATGTGA